The DNA sequence CTGAGGGGACTTTCTCTTATACCCCTGTTGTGTTAGATACAGACGTGCATTCATCTCTCTAAAATTAAAGTGAAGAGCAAAAGATGCAAGAAAGCTCGGCCTAAAAAACTAAAGAGCTTCATCCCCATGGCCAAACATGAAACATCCCCTGCTGAGCTGCTTAAAACACATGAGAAAAAAATCCTCCTTTTTGGAAAGCCTGGAATTGGAAAAACAACAGTCGCCCATCAAATGTTGAACCTCTGGGCAGAGAAAGATCACAGAGAACTagattacatgttttattttaatgTGAGAGACATTTCACACAGAAAACCCATGAGCCTGGAGGACCTTCTCTTTAACATGTACAGTGAGCCAAAAGACAGTAAAGAAGAAGTGTTACAGGATATTAAGAAGAACTCTGAAAACGTTGTCATCATATTTGATGGAATCacagacctctcctctctgtcggtagtaaaggaccttgtggagaACCTCCTGCCTGACGCAAAGATTGTGACCACATGCAGACCAGATCAATCTGAAGACTTCCTGACAGACTGGCCCACAGACTGGTTCAGAGTGGAGGTGAAAGGGTTCAGTGAAGAATCTATCAGGGCTTATTTAACACAGATGCTGAGTGCTGAGACTGACTCCTTGAGCAGTGTGTTAAACAACCTAGAGTTGTTCAGTCTGTGCCATGTCCCAATGTACGTACTGATGGTAGTTGCCTGCATTTATTTCCCTACATCAGAGGCTTCTGAACAGACATGCACTATAactgaaatgtacagcaacatccTCCGTCACGGcatccaaaaacacagtggcagaCGACGTAAGGATATCGACAGTTGTCtcaaagaaaacagagagaaaatattGTCTCTGGCAGAAATTGCTTTTGATGCAACAAATGAGAAAAACATGAACTTGACACTGAGGTGTGAAGAAAGCAGTGTCCATTTTGCCTTCTTGGGGGCATTTATGGTTAACATTTCACCCACAGCATCAGACACTTGCGCTGCGTTTCTCCATTACACAATGCAGGAGTTCTTTGGTGCCCTTTGGCTCTTACAGAATCCAGACAAAATCAGAGAGGTTCTAGAGAAGTGCCAGACTGAAGAATGGAAACACACAAAACACTTGATTCCTTTCCTGTTTGGGCTTCTGAATGAGAAGAATATTAGACTGGTTAACAGTCTAGTTCCAGCTCAACAGATCAAGAAGACGTCAGATTGGTTCTTCAAGGAAGTGGTGAACACATTTCTTCCATCTCAAACAAACCAAGATCATGCAGAAGGTGGTGATCCTGAGTTTGAGATAGATCTTCTGTTTTTGTGTCAGTGCTTGTATGAATATCAGTCTACTGAGGCCTGTCAGCTTTTCCTGGACAAACTCAACTACCATCTAGACCTGAGTGGAGAACATCTTGATCCTCACCAGTGCTGTGCAGTCTCTTATGTGACCAGTCAGTCTGCAGAGAGAAAGGTTGGATTGGACCTGAACGGCTGCACTGTGTCAGACCAAGGAGTAAGGCTGATACTGGGCTCTCTGAAGAATGTCAGACATCTTGGGTAAGGTTATTATCTGTGTACAAACTAACCAATCACCAAACCATACAACTACTTTACTTCCTTGTTTGTCACATCTGAATACATCTGTCTGTAAATTGAAAAACTGTCTCAAGACTTTTCCCTACTGATTTAAATCACCCCCAAATCCCTGCAAATAAGTTATCTTGTTGAATGCAACACGCACGCATCAGTAATTTACTGAGTTAGTTATTAAGATGACAAAACCTTTGGCTACTTCAAAAAAAATGTAAGATTTAAAATTCAAAATCTAATCTGTTTTCTGATGATATATCTGACCCTTCAATGCATGTCAGACATCTTGGGTAATATTTGTTTTGTCTAATTCTAAGCAAcccttctttaaaaaaatatatcttatATTCTCTTCCCTTCAGATACTGAGTTATAAACACTTCTTTGTCATGCTACTTTGAAATAATCTGTATAATCTAATTTATAATCTATTCTCTTTTAAAGACCATCCTCTGATGATTCATCTGACCCCTCAATGTTGTGTCAACTCTGGACAACTTTGCTGAGCAGTGAGGCAGAGATGGACTTCACCAGCTTACTTAGTCTCTGTGGAAATGAGTTGCACCTTCCAGTCCAGGGTGAAAGACAAGTGTTTGAGAGAGCAGAAGAAGTGATGACACAGAGTCTAGAGAGGGTTAATGTCTGTCTACACTGGGATCAGAGAACTGTTCTCAGTGAAGCTCTCAGCAAAACCATTTTAAAGTGTTTACCAAATATCAACAAACTCAGGTGAGTATCATCCAGCAACATATCGGTCAGCGATCAGTATCATCCAGCACCATATCGGTCAGCGATCAGTATCATCCAGCACCATATCGGTCAGTGATCAGTATCATCCAGCACCATATCGGTCAGCGATCAGTATCATCCAGCACCATATCGGTCAGTGATCAGTATCATCCAGCAACATATCGGTCAGCGATCAGTATCATCCAGCAGcatgtgtctgtttctgttgttatagtgtagtatgtcgattttgaaaaggcttttaaAGTATGACTACAATagatatataaatgcctggacttGTATCGCTCGtcggaagaagtggaccaaggtgcagcgtgtcacaccctgaccatagtttgctttgtatgtttctatgttttgttttgtcagggtgtgatctgagtgggcattctatgttgtgtgtctagtttgtctgtttctgtgtttggcctgatatggttctcaatcagaggcaggtgttagtcattgtctctgattgggaaccatatttaggtagcctgtttggtgttgggttttgtgggtgattgttcctgtctctgtgtttgttgcaccagatagggctgttttggtttttcacgtttattgtttttgtatattgttcgtattttcatctttattaaagatgtttatgaatcaccacgctgcgttttggtccgcctctccttcccaggaggaaccgcgtgacagaatcacccaccacaacaggaccaagcggcgtggtaacgggcaacagcaacagcgatgtcaggatttcgggacatgggagcagaatctggactacacaacttgggaagagatagacaggtgggcggtcgacccagggagagtgccggagcccgcctgggattcgatggagcagtgcgtggaaggttacaggagaacgAGGTTGGCGAAGTGAACACGGcgggcaaggaagcccgagaggcagccgcAAAAATGTCTTGGTGGGTGGCACACAGGAAgcatggcgaagccaggtaggagacctgagccaacttcctgtgcttaccgggggagagagaccgggcaggcactgtgttatgctgtggagcgcacggtgtccccagtgcgggtgcatagcccggtgcggtacataccagctcctcgtatcggccgggctagagtaagcatcgagccaagtgccatgaagccatgaagccggctctacgcatctggtctccagtgcatctccttgggccggcttacatggcaccagccttgcgcacggtgtccccggttcgcctgcatagcccagtgcgggctattccacctcgccgcactggcagggcgaccgggagcattcaaccaggtaaggttgggcaggctcggtgctcaagagctccagtgcgcctgcacggtccggtctatccggtgccacctccacgcatcagccctccggtggcagctcccctcactcgccctgaggtgcatgtcctcggcccagtaccaccagtgccggcaccacgcatcaggcctatagTGCGTCCCGCcggtccagcgctgccagagccttcctcctctccagcgctgctggagtctccagtctgcccagcgccgcctgagctacccgtctgcccagcaccgcctgagctaccagtctgcccagcgccgcctgggCTACCAGTCTGcgcagcgccgcctgagctacccgtctgcccagcgccatcagagtctcccgtctgtcctgagcctccagtgccgccagtctgcaaggagccgccagtgccgccagtctgcaaggagccgccagtgccgccagtctgcaaggagccgccagtgccgccagtctgcaaggagcctccagtgccgccagtctgcaaggagccgccagttccgccagtctgccaggagccgccagtgccgccagtctgccaggagccgtcagtgccgccagtctgcctggagccgccagtcagccaggatctgccagagttgtcagtctgtcccgagctgcccctctgtcccgagctgcccctctgtcccgagctgccccaccttgggggggggggtgtactgtcacaccctgaccatagtttgctttgtatgtttctatgttttggtcagggtgtgatctgagtgggcattctatgtttcggttttttcacgtttattgtttttgtatattgttcgtattttcatctttattaaagatgtttatgaaTCACCATGCTGCATTTTCCCAGGAAGAACCGCGTAACACTGCATGTTCATGatctttatttctcagaacactaaaacaacaaacaaaatgtCACGTTCCGTAGACAGAAcaaaaaacaacatcccacaacctaaggtggcaaaacatgctgcctaagtatgattcccaatcagagacaacggtagacagctgtccctgattgagaacacaCTTCACTGCCCACATGAACAAATACTTTCactttactatagaatactacaagAAAGTatccaaaacactacagtaaagtctgcagTCTAGTATACTAGTATTTTTTATAAAGAAGACAACACAACAAGAGACACACATGACAACAGTGTTCTGTCTGTAAAAGAGGCCGCAGTCACATTCTCCCTGCTTCTGAACATAGACATTCTTGTGTTTTATGGGTCACAGGTTTACTCCTCTACAACATCAGAGAGGATCCCTGAAAGACTGGAGACAGAAGAGAAAGCAGTCCTACTAGATTTGTGTCTACAAGCAGCACTAGATCACAGAGAAACATTCCAGAGAACTGTGAACACAC is a window from the Oncorhynchus tshawytscha isolate Ot180627B unplaced genomic scaffold, Otsh_v2.0 Un_contig_1830_pilon_pilon, whole genome shotgun sequence genome containing:
- the LOC121844073 gene encoding protein NLRC5-like, whose product is MAKHETSPAELLKTHEKKILLFGKPGIGKTTVAHQMLNLWAEKDHRELDYMFYFNVRDISHRKPMSLEDLLFNMYSEPKDSKEEVLQDIKKNSENVVIIFDGITDLSSLSVVKDLVENLLPDAKIVTTCRPDQSEDFLTDWPTDWFRVEVKGFSEESIRAYLTQMLSAETDSLSSVLNNLELFSLCHVPMYVLMVVACIYFPTSEASEQTCTITEMYSNILRHGIQKHSGRRRKDIDSCLKENREKILSLAEIAFDATNEKNMNLTLRCEESSVHFAFLGAFMVNISPTASDTCAAFLHYTMQEFFGALWLLQNPDKIREVLEKCQTEEWKHTKHLIPFLFGLLNEKNIRLVNSLVPAQQIKKTSDWFFKEVVNTFLPSQTNQDHAEGGDPEFEIDLLFLCQCLYEYQSTEACQLFLDKLNYHLDLSGEHLDPHQCCAVSYVTSQSAERKVGLDLNGCTVSDQGVRLILGSLKNVRHLGPSSDDSSDPSMLCQLWTTLLSSEAEMDFTSLLSLCGNELHLPVQGERQVFERAEEVMTQSLERVNVCLHWDQRTVLSEALSKTILKCLPNINKLR